From Desulfuromonas soudanensis, the proteins below share one genomic window:
- the rpmC gene encoding 50S ribosomal protein L29, whose amino-acid sequence MKASEIRDLSVEDLAKKDQELNQELFNLRFQLHTGHLENSGRVNQVRKDIARVKTVLREKLG is encoded by the coding sequence ATGAAGGCTAGTGAGATCAGAGACCTCAGTGTCGAGGATCTGGCGAAGAAAGATCAGGAATTGAATCAGGAGTTGTTCAATCTTCGGTTCCAGCTCCACACGGGACACTTGGAGAACAGCGGCCGGGTCAACCAGGTCAGAAAAGATATCGCCCGGGTAAAGACCGTTCTGCGGGAAAAGCTGGGATAG
- the rplP gene encoding 50S ribosomal protein L16: MLMPKKVKHRKTFKGRMKGAAKGGTEITFGDYGLQALACGWLSSRQIEAARRAMTRYVKRGGKIWIRIFPDKPLTRKPAETRMGKGKGSPDSWVAVIRPGVVLYEMQGVDLEEAREAFRLAAHKLPLKTKFVIREEIGNEG, translated from the coding sequence ATGTTAATGCCCAAGAAGGTTAAGCATAGAAAAACATTTAAGGGGCGCATGAAGGGCGCCGCCAAGGGTGGTACCGAAATCACCTTCGGCGACTACGGTCTTCAGGCGTTGGCCTGCGGCTGGCTTTCTTCTCGACAGATCGAGGCCGCTCGTCGTGCCATGACCCGCTATGTCAAGCGCGGCGGCAAGATCTGGATCAGGATCTTTCCTGACAAGCCGCTGACACGGAAACCTGCCGAAACCCGTATGGGTAAGGGAAAGGGTTCTCCGGACAGTTGGGTCGCAGTCATCCGGCCCGGTGTTGTGCTCTATGAGATGCAGGGGGTTGATTTGGAAGAGGCCCGCGAGGCCTTCCGTCTCGCAGCTCATAAGCTCCCCTTGAAAACCAAGTTTGTGATCAGGGAGGAAATCGGCAATGAAGGCTAG
- the rpsC gene encoding 30S ribosomal protein S3, which translates to MGQKVHPIGFRLGVIKTWDSKWYAEADYAKLLHEDIKLRNYLKKRLFHAGISKIEMERAANKAKINIFAARPGIIIGKKGSEVEALKKELAKLTDKEVFINIQEVRKPEIDAQLVAENVALQLERRVAFRRAMKKSVSSALKFGAQGIKIHCSGRLGGAEMSRTEWYREGRVPLHTLRADIDYGFAEAKTTYGIIGVKVLIFKGEVLAKAQ; encoded by the coding sequence TTGGGCCAGAAAGTACATCCAATAGGATTTCGTTTGGGGGTCATCAAGACCTGGGACTCGAAGTGGTATGCCGAGGCTGATTACGCCAAGTTGTTGCATGAGGATATCAAGCTCCGCAACTACCTCAAGAAAAGGCTCTTTCACGCCGGTATTTCCAAGATCGAAATGGAGCGGGCTGCCAACAAGGCGAAGATCAATATCTTTGCTGCTCGTCCCGGGATCATCATCGGCAAGAAGGGTTCCGAGGTTGAGGCTCTCAAAAAGGAGCTGGCCAAACTCACCGACAAGGAAGTCTTCATCAACATTCAGGAAGTTCGCAAACCTGAAATCGATGCCCAGCTCGTTGCTGAAAACGTCGCACTTCAACTCGAACGCCGCGTCGCCTTCCGCCGGGCCATGAAGAAGAGCGTCAGTTCGGCACTGAAGTTCGGCGCCCAGGGGATCAAGATCCACTGCAGCGGCCGTCTCGGTGGCGCTGAAATGAGCCGTACCGAATGGTACCGTGAAGGGCGTGTGCCGCTGCACACCCTGCGCGCCGATATCGATTACGGGTTCGCAGAAGCGAAAACCACGTACGGCATTATCGGCGTCAAGGTTCTTATCTTCAAGGGCGAAGTTCTCGCAAAAGCACAGTAA
- the rplV gene encoding 50S ribosomal protein L22 — MEARAKLSYIRLSPQKTRLVVDLVRGKKVQDALNVLKFSPQKAADIVAKLVSSAVANAEQKGVSDVDRLYVKTITVDQGPALKRFIPRAQGRATKIRKPTSHILVVLDEK; from the coding sequence ATGGAAGCCAGAGCCAAACTCAGTTATATCCGTCTGTCACCGCAGAAAACTCGCCTGGTCGTCGACCTGGTGCGTGGCAAGAAGGTGCAGGACGCTCTTAATGTCCTCAAATTTTCTCCGCAGAAGGCTGCCGACATCGTCGCCAAGCTGGTCAGTTCGGCTGTCGCCAATGCAGAGCAGAAGGGCGTCTCTGACGTCGACCGGTTGTATGTGAAGACCATCACCGTCGATCAGGGGCCCGCACTTAAGCGGTTCATCCCGCGGGCGCAGGGACGTGCGACCAAAATCCGTAAGCCGACCAGTCACATTCTGGTTGTGCTTGACGAAAAATAA
- the rpsS gene encoding 30S ribosomal protein S19, protein MARSIKKGPYVQECITRKLAAEGLAKKVIKTWSRRSTIFPEFVGLTFAVHNGKKFVPVFVSENMVGHKLGEFAPTRTYYGHGADKKSKLKKK, encoded by the coding sequence GTGGCTAGATCAATAAAAAAAGGGCCTTACGTCCAAGAATGTATTACACGCAAGTTGGCGGCTGAAGGGTTGGCCAAAAAGGTCATCAAGACCTGGTCCCGCCGGTCGACCATATTCCCTGAATTCGTTGGTCTTACCTTTGCTGTCCACAACGGCAAGAAGTTTGTTCCGGTCTTCGTTTCTGAGAACATGGTCGGTCACAAGCTTGGTGAGTTCGCTCCCACCCGGACCTATTATGGGCACGGCGCGGATAAGAAGAGCAAGCTGAAGAAGAAATAG
- the rplB gene encoding 50S ribosomal protein L2 → MAIKKFKPTSPGRRHMTASTFEEVTTSTPEKSLVAPLKKTGGRNNYGRITKRHTGGGHKRKYRIIDFKRDKKEIPARIVSVEYDPNRSARIALLNYLDGEKRYILAPVGIQVGDTVIASEQADIQPGNAMAIRSMPLGTWVHNVELRVGKGGQLARSAGTYAMIAAKEGKYAQLRLPSGEVRLVLQDCCATIGQVGNADHENIKIGKAGRNRWLGKRPQTRGVAMNPVDHPHGGGEGKSSGGRHPVTPWGVPTKGYKTRTNKRTDRFIVRRKTK, encoded by the coding sequence ATGGCGATCAAAAAATTCAAGCCGACCTCTCCCGGTCGTCGTCACATGACTGCCTCGACATTTGAGGAGGTTACGACCTCGACGCCGGAAAAGTCTCTTGTTGCCCCCCTGAAGAAGACCGGTGGCCGTAACAATTATGGCCGGATTACAAAGCGTCACACCGGGGGCGGACACAAACGCAAATACAGGATCATCGATTTCAAGCGGGACAAGAAAGAAATTCCGGCTCGGATCGTATCTGTTGAGTATGACCCCAACCGTTCGGCGCGCATTGCCCTCCTTAACTACCTTGACGGGGAAAAGCGCTACATCCTGGCGCCTGTCGGTATTCAGGTCGGCGACACCGTCATTGCCAGCGAGCAGGCGGATATTCAGCCTGGCAACGCCATGGCGATTCGCTCCATGCCTCTCGGTACCTGGGTTCATAATGTGGAACTCAGGGTCGGCAAGGGCGGACAATTGGCCCGTAGCGCCGGAACCTATGCCATGATTGCCGCCAAGGAAGGGAAGTATGCCCAGCTTCGTCTCCCCTCCGGCGAGGTTCGCCTGGTCCTCCAGGACTGCTGTGCCACCATCGGCCAGGTCGGCAATGCCGATCATGAAAACATCAAGATCGGCAAGGCCGGCCGTAATCGGTGGCTCGGCAAGCGTCCCCAGACGCGTGGTGTGGCAATGAACCCGGTCGACCATCCCCACGGTGGTGGCGAAGGTAAAAGTTCCGGTGGCCGCCACCCCGTAACACCCTGGGGTGTTCCGACCAAGGGCTACAAGACCCGTACAAATAAGCGGACCGATCGTTTTATCGTTCGGCGTAAGACGAAATAA
- a CDS encoding 50S ribosomal protein L23, whose protein sequence is MKPLHQIIKKPLITEKTSLQKEAGQVVAFEVSVDANKIEIKQAVEQAFEVKVHNVNTVLVAGKKKRVGKNFGKRSNWKKAYVTLAEGNSIDLFGV, encoded by the coding sequence ATGAAACCACTGCATCAGATTATTAAGAAGCCGTTGATAACCGAAAAGACCAGCCTGCAGAAAGAGGCCGGGCAGGTCGTGGCTTTTGAAGTTTCCGTTGACGCCAACAAGATCGAGATCAAGCAGGCTGTCGAACAGGCCTTCGAGGTTAAGGTACACAACGTCAATACCGTTTTGGTCGCCGGAAAGAAAAAGCGCGTCGGAAAAAATTTCGGCAAGCGGTCCAACTGGAAAAAGGCGTATGTGACCCTGGCTGAAGGAAACAGCATCGACCTCTTCGGTGTCTGA
- the rplD gene encoding 50S ribosomal protein L4 → MARIAVYDINKNQVSEREISDAVFNADVKGYLIHDMVRYQQAARRQGTASTKTRSEVSGGGKKPYKQKGTGNARQGCIRAPHYVGGGAAFGPNPRDYNFKLNRKVKKAALKSALSARFKAEKFTVLNAFDLEKISTKGFIEVISRFDISNVLVVIDGADAKVELSARNLPNVKVLRAEGVNVYDVMKYRHLVLTEGAVAHLEGALA, encoded by the coding sequence ATGGCTAGGATTGCAGTTTACGACATCAATAAGAATCAGGTTTCCGAGCGGGAAATCTCTGATGCGGTGTTCAACGCCGATGTCAAGGGTTACCTGATCCACGATATGGTCCGCTATCAGCAGGCCGCACGCCGACAGGGAACGGCCTCCACCAAAACCCGGAGCGAAGTCTCGGGTGGCGGAAAGAAGCCTTACAAACAAAAGGGAACGGGCAATGCCCGTCAAGGCTGTATCCGGGCCCCCCACTATGTCGGCGGCGGTGCCGCTTTCGGGCCGAATCCGCGCGATTACAACTTCAAACTTAACCGCAAGGTCAAGAAGGCCGCTCTCAAGAGCGCCCTGTCGGCCCGATTCAAGGCGGAAAAGTTCACCGTGCTCAATGCTTTCGATCTCGAGAAGATCAGCACCAAGGGGTTCATTGAGGTTATCAGCCGTTTCGATATCTCGAATGTCCTGGTGGTTATCGATGGAGCCGACGCGAAGGTCGAGCTCTCCGCCCGCAACCTGCCCAACGTCAAGGTTTTGCGCGCCGAAGGTGTCAACGTCTATGATGTGATGAAGTACCGGCACCTGGTACTCACCGAGGGGGCCGTTGCCCATCTGGAAGGAGCGTTAGCCTGA
- the rplC gene encoding 50S ribosomal protein L3, with amino-acid sequence MIKGILGKKLGMSQVFAADGRRIPVTVVEAGPCVVLQKKTVATDGYNALQVGFAAKKSHRVNQPEMGHFKKAGAGAFRHLREFRVDNVDEYNVGDEITCGTIFGVGDIIDVTGTSKGKGFQGVIKRWNFSGGRASHGSMFHRHGGSIGCSAWPSRVFKGKKMAGQMGNEQVTTQNLQIVELRPEQNLILVRGAIPGATNSLVMLRKGIKAKK; translated from the coding sequence ATGATCAAGGGAATCTTGGGTAAGAAGCTCGGCATGTCCCAGGTCTTCGCCGCGGATGGCAGACGCATCCCGGTTACGGTAGTCGAGGCCGGCCCCTGTGTTGTTTTGCAGAAGAAAACTGTCGCTACGGACGGATACAACGCCCTTCAGGTCGGTTTCGCCGCCAAGAAGAGCCACCGTGTGAATCAGCCGGAGATGGGCCATTTCAAAAAAGCCGGCGCCGGTGCCTTCCGTCACCTCCGTGAATTCCGTGTTGACAATGTGGATGAGTACAACGTCGGCGATGAGATCACCTGCGGCACCATCTTCGGCGTCGGCGACATTATTGATGTCACCGGGACCAGCAAGGGGAAGGGCTTTCAGGGCGTCATCAAACGCTGGAACTTTTCCGGAGGACGGGCGAGCCACGGCTCGATGTTCCACCGTCACGGCGGTTCCATCGGCTGCAGCGCCTGGCCTTCGCGGGTCTTCAAGGGCAAGAAGATGGCAGGTCAGATGGGAAATGAGCAGGTGACGACCCAGAACCTGCAGATTGTCGAGCTTCGCCCGGAACAGAACCTGATTCTGGTCAGGGGAGCGATCCCCGGCGCCACGAACAGCCTGGTGATGCTCCGCAAGGGCATCAAGGCCAAGAAATAG
- the rpsJ gene encoding 30S ribosomal protein S10 has translation MPSQKIRIRLKAYDHKLLDLSVNEIVDTAKRTGARIAGPIPLPTIINKYCVLRGPHVDKKSREQFEMRTHKRLLDILEPTQQTVDALMKLDLSAGVDVEIKL, from the coding sequence ATGCCGAGCCAGAAGATTAGAATCCGTCTGAAAGCTTATGATCATAAGCTTCTTGATCTGTCAGTGAACGAGATCGTTGATACGGCCAAGCGTACCGGTGCCAGGATAGCCGGGCCCATTCCGCTGCCGACCATTATCAACAAATATTGCGTCCTCCGTGGACCGCATGTTGACAAAAAGAGCCGCGAACAATTCGAAATGCGCACGCACAAACGGCTCCTCGATATTCTGGAGCCCACCCAGCAGACGGTGGATGCGCTGATGAAACTCGACCTCTCCGCTGGGGTCGATGTTGAGATCAAACTTTAG
- the tuf gene encoding elongation factor Tu has protein sequence MAKAKFERTKPHVNIGTIGHVDHGKTTLTAAITNVLASRGGAVYKAFDQIDNAPEERERGITIATAHVEYETANRHYAHVDCPGHADYVKNMITGAAQMDGAILVCSAADGPMPQTREHILLARQVGVPSMVVFLNKADMVDDEELMELVELEIRELLSAYDFPGDDTPIIPGSALKALECGCGKEDCAACKPVLDLMDACDSFIPVPERAIDRPFLMPVEDVFSISGRGTVATGRIERGIVKIQEEIEIVGMKATTKTVVTGVEMFRKLLDQGQAGDNVGVLLRGVKREDIERGQVLAKPGSITPHTKFKAEAYILTKEEGGRHTPFFKGYRPQFYFRTTDVTGIVELPEGTEMVMPGDNIAMVVNLITPIAMDKELRFAIREGGRTVGAGVVSEIIE, from the coding sequence ATGGCCAAAGCAAAATTCGAAAGAACCAAGCCCCATGTCAATATCGGGACCATCGGTCACGTCGACCATGGGAAGACCACGCTGACCGCTGCCATCACCAACGTGCTGGCATCCCGCGGCGGCGCCGTGTACAAGGCCTTCGATCAGATCGACAACGCTCCCGAAGAGCGCGAGCGCGGCATCACCATCGCCACCGCCCACGTCGAGTATGAGACGGCCAACCGGCACTATGCCCATGTCGACTGCCCGGGTCACGCCGACTACGTCAAGAACATGATCACCGGTGCCGCTCAGATGGACGGCGCGATCCTGGTCTGTTCCGCCGCCGACGGTCCGATGCCCCAGACCCGCGAGCACATCCTTCTCGCCCGTCAGGTCGGCGTCCCCTCCATGGTCGTCTTTTTGAACAAGGCCGACATGGTGGACGACGAGGAGCTCATGGAGCTGGTCGAGCTCGAGATCCGCGAGCTTCTCTCCGCCTATGACTTCCCCGGCGACGACACGCCCATCATCCCCGGCAGCGCTCTCAAGGCCCTCGAGTGCGGCTGCGGCAAGGAAGATTGCGCCGCCTGCAAGCCGGTCCTCGACCTGATGGACGCCTGCGACAGCTTCATTCCGGTCCCCGAGCGGGCCATCGACCGTCCCTTCCTGATGCCGGTCGAGGACGTCTTCTCGATCTCCGGTCGCGGCACCGTCGCCACCGGTCGTATCGAGCGCGGCATCGTCAAGATCCAGGAAGAGATCGAAATCGTCGGCATGAAGGCGACCACCAAGACCGTGGTCACCGGCGTCGAGATGTTCCGCAAGCTTCTCGATCAGGGTCAGGCCGGTGACAACGTCGGCGTACTGCTGCGCGGCGTCAAGCGCGAGGACATCGAGCGCGGCCAGGTTCTGGCCAAGCCCGGCAGCATCACCCCGCACACCAAGTTCAAGGCCGAGGCCTACATCCTGACCAAGGAAGAAGGGGGGCGCCACACGCCGTTCTTCAAGGGGTATCGTCCCCAGTTCTACTTCCGGACCACCGACGTGACCGGCATCGTCGAGCTCCCCGAGGGGACCGAGATGGTTATGCCTGGTGACAACATCGCCATGGTCGTCAATTTGATCACCCCGATCGCCATGGACAAGGAACTGCGCTTCGCCATCCGCGAAGGCGGCCGGACCGTCGGTGCCGGCGTCGTCAGCGAGATTATCGAGTAA
- the fusA gene encoding elongation factor G: MARQVSLTKTRNIGIMAHIDAGKTTTTERILYYTGVSHKIGEVHDGAATMDWMEQEQERGITITSAATTCFWDDHRINIIDTPGHVDFTIEVERSLKVLDGAVAVFCSVGGVEPQSETVWRQADKYGVPRIAFVNKMDRIGADFGRGLSMMRDRLGANPIPIQLPIGKEDTFRGVIDLVEMKAVVWDDESLGANFEVVEIPADLLSAAEEAREKLVEEVSSHDEELTEKYLGGETLTNEELKAGIRKATIALHINPVLCGSAFKNKGVQNLLDAVVDYMPSPIDVPAIRGILPGTETEVLRPADDNGPFAALAFKIMTDPFVGQLTFFRVYSGVIESGSYVLNSTKDKRERVGRILAMHANKREEIKKVFSGDIAAAVGLKYTTTGDTLCDEKKICLLEAMEFPEPVIHVAVEPKTKADQEKMGTALQKLLAEDPSLRVRTDEETGQTILSGMGELHLEIIIDRMMREFKVACNVGAPQVAYRESITKKVEVQGKFVRQSGGRGQYGDCWLRIEPQEPGAGFAFVDETKGGVIPKEYIPAIGKGAEEASLNGILAGFPIVDVRVAVFDGSYHDVDSSEMAFKIAGSMGFKEGAAKAGPVLLEPVMAVEVVVPEEYMGDVMGDLSSRRGKIMGMESRSGAQTVSAHVPLANMFGYSTDLRSSTQGRATYSMVFDHYEQVPKAIAEEVIAKVKG; the protein is encoded by the coding sequence GTGGCACGCCAAGTATCCCTTACAAAAACCCGCAATATCGGCATCATGGCACACATTGACGCCGGTAAGACGACGACCACCGAGCGTATTCTCTATTACACCGGTGTTTCGCATAAGATCGGTGAGGTCCATGACGGGGCCGCAACCATGGACTGGATGGAGCAGGAGCAGGAGCGTGGCATCACGATCACTTCCGCTGCAACCACCTGTTTCTGGGACGATCATCGGATCAACATTATCGACACTCCCGGGCACGTCGACTTCACTATCGAGGTCGAGCGTTCACTGAAGGTGCTCGACGGCGCTGTGGCGGTTTTCTGTTCGGTCGGCGGTGTCGAGCCCCAGTCTGAAACCGTGTGGCGTCAGGCCGACAAGTACGGCGTCCCCCGTATCGCTTTTGTAAACAAGATGGACCGCATCGGCGCCGACTTTGGTCGGGGCCTGTCGATGATGCGCGACCGTCTTGGTGCCAATCCCATCCCCATCCAGTTGCCGATCGGCAAGGAGGACACCTTCCGCGGTGTCATCGACCTTGTCGAGATGAAGGCTGTCGTCTGGGACGACGAGTCCCTCGGTGCCAATTTTGAAGTCGTTGAGATCCCCGCCGACCTCCTGTCTGCTGCCGAAGAGGCACGGGAGAAACTGGTCGAGGAAGTCTCTTCCCACGACGAAGAGTTGACGGAAAAGTATCTCGGCGGCGAGACTCTCACCAATGAAGAGCTCAAGGCCGGAATCCGCAAGGCCACCATCGCTCTGCATATCAATCCCGTTCTCTGTGGTTCCGCATTCAAAAACAAGGGTGTCCAGAACCTTCTGGATGCCGTTGTCGATTACATGCCCTCCCCGATCGATGTCCCCGCCATCAGAGGAATTCTTCCCGGCACGGAGACTGAAGTGCTGCGTCCGGCCGATGACAACGGTCCCTTTGCCGCCCTGGCCTTCAAGATCATGACCGACCCCTTCGTCGGGCAGTTGACCTTCTTCCGCGTCTACTCCGGCGTTATCGAGTCGGGCTCTTACGTCCTCAATTCCACCAAGGACAAGAGGGAGCGCGTCGGCCGCATCCTGGCGATGCACGCCAATAAGCGTGAGGAGATCAAGAAGGTCTTTTCCGGCGACATCGCTGCCGCTGTCGGTCTTAAATACACCACCACCGGCGACACCCTCTGTGATGAGAAGAAAATCTGTCTCCTCGAGGCGATGGAATTTCCCGAGCCGGTCATCCATGTCGCCGTCGAGCCGAAAACCAAGGCCGACCAGGAGAAGATGGGAACCGCTCTGCAGAAACTTCTGGCAGAGGACCCTTCGCTGCGTGTCCGCACCGACGAAGAGACCGGGCAGACCATCCTCTCCGGAATGGGCGAACTGCACCTCGAGATCATCATCGACCGCATGATGCGCGAATTCAAGGTCGCCTGCAACGTCGGCGCACCCCAGGTCGCCTACCGTGAGTCGATCACCAAAAAGGTCGAGGTTCAGGGCAAGTTCGTTCGCCAGTCCGGCGGTCGTGGTCAGTATGGCGATTGCTGGCTGCGTATCGAGCCTCAGGAGCCCGGGGCCGGCTTTGCCTTCGTCGATGAGACCAAGGGGGGCGTTATCCCCAAGGAATATATCCCGGCCATCGGCAAGGGCGCCGAGGAGGCCTCCCTGAACGGTATCCTCGCCGGTTTCCCCATCGTCGACGTCAGGGTCGCGGTTTTCGACGGTTCATATCACGACGTCGACTCCTCGGAAATGGCTTTCAAGATTGCCGGTTCCATGGGATTCAAGGAGGGTGCTGCCAAGGCAGGCCCTGTACTCCTCGAGCCCGTCATGGCCGTCGAAGTTGTAGTCCCCGAGGAATACATGGGGGATGTCATGGGCGATCTCAGCAGCCGTCGTGGCAAGATCATGGGCATGGAAAGCCGCAGCGGCGCTCAGACCGTCAGCGCTCACGTGCCGCTCGCCAACATGTTCGGTTATTCCACCGATCTGCGCAGTTCCACCCAGGGACGGGCGACCTACTCCATGGTCTTCGACCACTACGAGCAGGTTCCCAAGGCTATCGCTGAGGAAGTTATCGCCAAGGTTAAAGGCTAA
- the rpsG gene encoding 30S ribosomal protein S7, with protein sequence MPRRREVAKRVIFPDPKYNDRLVAKFMNAVMVDGKKSTAEQIVYGAFDLIISRTSEQPLDIFKKAFDNIRPLLEVKSRRVGGSTYQVPVEVRSDRRNALAIRWIITYARGRGEKTMQERLAGEFLDAANNRGAAVKKKEDVHRMAEANKAFAHYRW encoded by the coding sequence ATGCCGAGAAGAAGAGAAGTTGCTAAGCGGGTAATTTTCCCCGACCCCAAATACAACGATCGCCTGGTGGCCAAATTCATGAATGCCGTGATGGTGGACGGCAAGAAGAGTACCGCCGAGCAGATCGTCTATGGTGCCTTTGATCTGATTATTTCACGGACCAGCGAGCAGCCCCTGGATATCTTCAAGAAGGCCTTTGATAATATCCGTCCCCTGCTTGAGGTCAAATCCCGTCGTGTCGGCGGTTCCACCTATCAGGTCCCCGTGGAGGTTCGTTCGGACCGGCGCAATGCGCTGGCGATTCGCTGGATCATCACCTACGCTCGCGGTCGTGGCGAAAAGACCATGCAGGAGCGCCTGGCTGGTGAATTCCTTGATGCGGCCAACAATCGTGGTGCGGCCGTGAAGAAGAAGGAAGATGTCCACCGGATGGCCGAGGCCAACAAGGCCTTTGCTCACTACCGCTGGTAA
- the rpsL gene encoding 30S ribosomal protein S12 has protein sequence MPTINQLVRKGRENKEKKSTAPALKGNPQKRGVCTRVYTTTPKKPNSALRKVARVRLTNGIVVTSYIPGVGHNLQEHSVVLIRGGRVKDLPGVRYHIVRGTLDLAGVKGRMKSRSKYGAKRPK, from the coding sequence ATGCCGACAATTAATCAGTTGGTCCGTAAGGGACGCGAAAACAAGGAGAAGAAGTCCACAGCTCCTGCTCTGAAGGGGAACCCCCAGAAGCGCGGAGTGTGTACTCGTGTGTATACCACGACCCCGAAGAAGCCGAACTCGGCTCTTCGTAAAGTGGCCCGCGTGCGTCTTACCAATGGGATCGTCGTCACCTCGTATATTCCCGGGGTCGGGCATAATCTTCAGGAGCACTCCGTGGTTCTGATCCGTGGTGGTCGCGTCAAGGACCTTCCGGGCGTCCGCTACCACATCGTCCGTGGCACCCTCGACCTTGCTGGTGTCAAGGGACGGATGAAGAGTCGCTCCAAGTATGGGGCCAAGCGGCCTAAATAA